ATGAAAAGTCTTCCTTAATGTCAAATTCAAGTaacaagtaaatatttaatataatatattaatttaacttaattagtttttattatatttcctaattatttaattatttacaagtggTGGTGGATCGAGTAATTCATCAATACAAGACTGGGATTGGGATAATTCACAGCGAAATTCCGAGATTCTTACAGAAACTAAATCAGCAGCAATACGTAAaactaaagataaaaaaataattaaaagcaaAGAGTCATCGTTGATTgattttgatagtaaaaatgacgataatagttttaaagttaaaaaaacagcAACGTCTAAAGCTGAAGAAGATGCTTgggaaatattgaaaaattaataataatcataataatcgttaaatagtttaattatccaagaataatttaagtaatattaatgtaaaacacTTAATTGttgtattcatttatataataataataattattattattattacaagtagtaattaataatggaaaattggtttattattattttattataaataagtgaaagaacgaattaattaaataattttataactgtatataaaaatttaaaccttaaaaaatatatatatatatatatcaattatcacatttaaattgtttaattgcaattattaaaaagtggtaaaaattattaagtattgttaaatattatataataataaataaaatattaatcttaaacaaaatttcttttcccttttctttttctttacttttattttatttattaataaagattATTTGAAGATTTAACTCGTGAATTAGAATATACTTTTCGTGTTCTAATTTGTTCTAATCGTTCGACATATTCACAAACTTGTTTTTCACAACTTGGCCAAATATCatgtgttattttatttaatacataaaataatgtttcaaCGGTCATCTGTGTTATATCAACAGGCGGTTGTCCCAATGTTGTACGATGTAATAAATCATACAATgatctgaaataataataataataataataataacaattattattagtataacaataataaaatatattacctAAAATCACAACCAGCAGATTGTTCAGGAGTTGgatgattttcaaatattgatataaatttaaatgcttCAGGTATCATGGTGTCAGTGCTATCAAAAAATCCCGAATTTAACCACTCGTCtaattgtactttttttacagttgaattttttttagccgccaaatgtaatttattaatcattgtTCTAACAGCAGCTAATGATTTATAAGGAAATTCTTTAGcaatattatcaatatctgtataaccatatttttttaatgctctAAGTAAAATTGATTTCTCTTGTTGGTCCCACAATTTacgatttttattactttctaTTGTTGATCTTTTAcctcgatttttatttttgtttttgttattaccactcatattttattattgatttattaaataaattcaaaaaagtatCAGTAATCTGCAGCATCTGCAGTAACGGCTAACGCAGGTTAACGGCAGCAAACGGCAGTAGGGTGCCATCATTTTGTCCTAACAACCAGTTCTTTCGAGTCGAAAAGTATTTCGATTGAATATTATTCCCGGTATAGCTAAGAGCCAAATGATGTTAATAATGACTGTATTTATTGCTAGTGGATGTTTGAGACAGATTTGTATTTAGTCAGTTGCATTTAATGTTGTTTCCTTTGAATACAGATGGCTGATAGTAACAGTACGAGATGGTGACTTAGTAATGTAGAAAGATGTCAAATTATGAACAGTTGTACATCGAACTGATGTTATGTATTTGCATACAGTGATTAAGTCGgacataaaatattacatgtgtatttgttgctatcataaaaaatagtcaCTAATCTATTAAAGCAACGATAATTTAatgcattagtattttatactttttttaaaatgagtcaAAATAATTGAGAGCAGTTTGCTTATAATGCCAGTTGAATTTTTGTCTAGCCTTATTtaagtttacaataatttcgaGTCAGCGATTGTATGTTGCCAACATACTTGGTAGCATCAAAAGTTGTAGCAAGTAGAGGTTTATACTCGTGCGATTTAGTGCTAGCAGTATATTATACCAAATTAACTTTATACTATAGTATACAGCGgtaccaacttttttaatttttatatctctgaAGGTAAAGTAGATCTCGAAAGGTAACTCTAACATTATACGCGGATAGGGATcggaataagaaaatttaaattcatataaaatttctattaaaacatttattaataaaaataaagacattaaaatttacgacTATCAT
This genomic window from Microplitis demolitor isolate Queensland-Clemson2020A chromosome 6, iyMicDemo2.1a, whole genome shotgun sequence contains:
- the LOC103574322 gene encoding uncharacterized protein LOC103574322, which encodes MSGNNKNKNKNRGKRSTIESNKNRKLWDQQEKSILLRALKKYGYTDIDNIAKEFPYKSLAAVRTMINKLHLAAKKNSTVKKVQLDEWLNSGFFDSTDTMIPEAFKFISIFENHPTPEQSAGCDFRSLYDLLHRTTLGQPPVDITQMTVETLFYVLNKITHDIWPSCEKQVCEYVERLEQIRTRKVYSNSRVKSSNNLY